The sequence below is a genomic window from Rhodococcus sp. 4CII.
CCCTTCACACACGGGGCCGCTCAGGCCCACCTCGCGACCGCATGTCTTGTGAATGTGGTGGACGGCGACCTCTTCCCCGGGCTCCTTGCACCATGTCTCGCCCCATGCCCGCAGGGCGAGCAGTACCGAGGCGAAGGCTTCGCCCTTGTCGGTGAGGTGGTACTCGTAGCGGCGGGGCCTCTCGCTGTACGCACGGCGTTCGAGCATGCCGTCGGCCTCCAGCCGCTTGAGGCGGTTGGTCAGCATCTGCGGCGAAGTCAGGGTCTGGACCTGCAATGTGTCGAAGCGGCGGTTGCCCATCGTCAGCTCCCGCATGATCACGAGCGTCCAGCGGTCCCCGATCACCGCGCTCGACCGCGCGACGGGGCACTGCGTGCTCGTGATCTCTGACCAGCCAGCCATACCGACGTCCTCCTCGTGAACTCGTTCCGCCCCCATCATCGCAGAGATCGAGCGAGTGACTATGAAAAATAGAGTTGATCACTATGATTTTTTGAGTTACTCTCGGGTGAGCCGAGAGAGCGTCCAGGTGACAAGACGTGGACTCCTCGGCACGTCTGGAGGCATCACTCATGACCGATACGCAGTACGACCCGGCGCACACGGGGCTGCTCCTGGTGGACCCGTACAACGACTTCCTCTCCGAAGGGGGCAAGGTTTGGCCCTTGGTCGAAGAGGTCGCCAAGGAGGTCGGCCTGCTCGACAACCTGCGCGCGGTGGTGGCCGCCGCGCGTGCGGCCGGCATCCAGGTCTTCGTCGTCCCGCACCGTCGCGGGCGCGAGGGCAACTACGCGAACTGGAACTACCTCACCCGGGACCAGGCCGCCGCCAAGGAGGCCCTGGTGTTCGAAGACGGAGCCTGGGGCGGCGACTGGCACCCGGACTTCGTTCCCCAGCCGAACGATGTCGTGATCCACGAGCACTGGGCGCAGAGCGGGTTCGCCAACACCGATCTCGACTTCCAGCTCAAGAAGCACGGCATCACCCACGTGGTGAACGTCGGCATGCTGGCCAACTCCTGCATCGAGTCGACCAGCCGCTTCGCCATGGAACTGGGCTACCACGTGACCCTGGTACGCGGAGCGACCGCCGCGTTCAGCCGGGAATTGCTGCACGCGGCCCACGAGCTGAACGGTCCGACGTACGCCCACGCCATCCTGAGCACCGACGAGCTCGTCACCGCCTTCAAGGGCGCACACGTCTGACGCTCACCACAGAATCGCCCAACGGGGGCGACATCTCTCGATTGCAAATACGTAGGTGACTCACTGCTCATGCGGTGCGTTGCACTGAGAAAGGATCAGATCTTGTCGAACGAACAGGTAGTACACACCCTGCTGATGACCGAGACAGAGGTGACGGCTACGGTCGACGCGCCGATCGAGGCGGTCGACATCGCGGACTGGGTGCTGAACCTGCCCGACGCGGAGTACCAGCGTTGCGCGCCGGGCGAGCACATCGCTGCGGGCCGGACGACCACGGATGACGGACGCCCGATGGTCATCTGCGTGGAGAACGTCGGCGGCAGCCTCATCATCCAGCACTACGTGGCCGAGGTGCACGAGCCGCACCACTGCCGCATGGTGTCGCTGACCGATGCGCAGACAGCGGGCGTCTGGACCAAAGCCCAGGTCACATGGGACCTGCGGGTGGAGCCGATCGATGACAAAACCTGCCGTTTTACCAACACCGTGACCGTCCACCCCACCCAAGGGTTCCTGGACCTTCTCGATCAGGGTGGCGTGAGCTATGACGACGCCGCCGCGCAACAGCAGGCCTCGACCCACGCCCACAACCAGCGCGAGACTCCGCTCTACGCGGCCAGCTTGGCACGCAAGGCACTGGCCAAGTCGGCCGTGAGCTGATCTCTCCGTCTCGCAGCGGCCCACTGCTGCGCCGGCACGGCGCAGCAGTGGCCGCTGCAGGGCGCGGGCCCCGGCTTCCAGGACGGCGGGGGAGACGCCGGCGAGGTTGCCGCGCTCAAGCTTCGCGTAGTACTCCACGCTCACGTCGGCCAGCGCGGCGACCTCTCTCCTGCGCAGCCCGGACTGCCAGCGCCGGGGCGGACCGATCGAGGTCATCCGACCCGGTGACCGCGTGCTGTTCGAGGCTGACGAGGAGCACTGGCACGGCGCCGCTCCGAACCGGCTGATGGTCCACCTGGCCATCAACGAAAGCGACGCCGACCACGACGTCGTGCACTGGCTGACCCCCGTCACCGACGAGGAATACGCCGCCTCCCCGGCCACCGACTGACACCTGACCTGAACCAGCCACCCCCCTGAACGAGGAACATCTGCGCATGCGCGTCAACGCCTACGCCGCCCCCGCCGCCGGCGAGCCCCTGGCCCCCACCACCATCGAACGCCGTGACGTCGGCCCGAACGACGTCCTCATCGCGATCCAGTACGCCGGTATCTGCCACTCCGACATCCACACCGTCAACGGCGACTGGGGCCCCCAGCCCTTCCCCGTCGTCCCCGGCCACGAGATCGTCGGCGTCGTCGCCGAGGTCGGTGCCGACGTCACCAAGTACCAGGCCGGCGACCGCGTCGGCGTCGGCTGCATGGTCAACTCCTGCGGCGAGTGCGCCCACTGCCGAGGCGGCGACGAGCAGTACTGCCTAAACGGTGCGATCCTCACCTACGCCGGCGCCGACCGTGATGGCACCACCACACAGGGCGGCTACTCCACCCACGTCGTCGTGGACGCCGACTACGTCCTGTCCGTCCCCGACAGCCTCGATGCGGCCGCCGCCGCGCCGCTGCTGTGCGCGGGCATCACCACCTACGCCCCGCTGCGCCGGTGGGGCGCGGGCCCCGGCAAGAAGGTCGCGGTCGTCGGCCTCGGCGGCCTCGGCCACATCGCGGTCAAGATCGCCCACGCCATGGGCGCCGAGGTCACCGTGCTGTCGCAGTCGCTGAAGAAGCAGGACGACGGTCTGCGGCTCGGCGCCGACCACTACCGCGCCACCTCCGACCCGGACACCTTCACCCAGCTCGCCGGCCGGTTCGACCTCATCGTCAACACCGTCAGCGCCGACATCGACACCAACGCCTACCTCGGCCTGCTGGCCCTCGACGGCGCCATGGTGAACGTCGGCATTGCCCCGGGGCCGCTGACCGTAGGCGGAATCCTGCTGGGCAGCCCGCGGCGCATTCTCACCGGGTCGATGTTCGGTGGCATCGCCCTGACCCAGGAGATGCTCGACTTCTGCGCCGAGCACGGCATCGGCGCAGAAGTCGAGGTGATCTCCGCCGACCGGGTCAACGAAGCCTACGAGCGCGTCCTGGCCTCCGACGTCCGCTACCGCTTCGTCATCGACACCGGCACCATCGCCTGACATGCGGACGTGCCAGGCCGATAGGGCCGCACACCCTCTCGGCCTGGCACCGCCAGGCACGGGCATCCTGCGCAGGTGCGCACGGTGCCAGGCAAGCACTGCCGGTACACCACCCCCTCCACAGAAACGCCTGACCGCCGCCCAACGCGCTTGCGTTGAAAGCTGTCGAGTTCCGCGGTGCCCAGACGCCGCTGCTGACTCCGTCTTATCTCCCCTGTTCGATTGGAGCCGTGTGAGCACCCCGAGCGTGCCGAGCGTGCCGCGCGAGCGGACGGTCGGCCGTGTCTGGCCGTCGTTCTCGCGCTG
It includes:
- a CDS encoding helix-turn-helix domain-containing protein encodes the protein MMGAERVHEEDVGMAGWSEITSTQCPVARSSAVIGDRWTLVIMRELTMGNRRFDTLQVQTLTSPQMLTNRLKRLEADGMLERRAYSERPRRYEYHLTDKGEAFASVLLALRAWGETWCKEPGEEVAVHHIHKTCGREVGLSGPVCEGCGEPFTMNEVTAELSAAFAQEREARSAAARRDAEARRT
- a CDS encoding isochorismatase family cysteine hydrolase, with protein sequence MTDTQYDPAHTGLLLVDPYNDFLSEGGKVWPLVEEVAKEVGLLDNLRAVVAAARAAGIQVFVVPHRRGREGNYANWNYLTRDQAAAKEALVFEDGAWGGDWHPDFVPQPNDVVIHEHWAQSGFANTDLDFQLKKHGITHVVNVGMLANSCIESTSRFAMELGYHVTLVRGATAAFSRELLHAAHELNGPTYAHAILSTDELVTAFKGAHV
- a CDS encoding SRPBCC family protein, giving the protein MSNEQVVHTLLMTETEVTATVDAPIEAVDIADWVLNLPDAEYQRCAPGEHIAAGRTTTDDGRPMVICVENVGGSLIIQHYVAEVHEPHHCRMVSLTDAQTAGVWTKAQVTWDLRVEPIDDKTCRFTNTVTVHPTQGFLDLLDQGGVSYDDAAAQQQASTHAHNQRETPLYAASLARKALAKSAVS
- a CDS encoding NAD(P)-dependent alcohol dehydrogenase is translated as MRVNAYAAPAAGEPLAPTTIERRDVGPNDVLIAIQYAGICHSDIHTVNGDWGPQPFPVVPGHEIVGVVAEVGADVTKYQAGDRVGVGCMVNSCGECAHCRGGDEQYCLNGAILTYAGADRDGTTTQGGYSTHVVVDADYVLSVPDSLDAAAAAPLLCAGITTYAPLRRWGAGPGKKVAVVGLGGLGHIAVKIAHAMGAEVTVLSQSLKKQDDGLRLGADHYRATSDPDTFTQLAGRFDLIVNTVSADIDTNAYLGLLALDGAMVNVGIAPGPLTVGGILLGSPRRILTGSMFGGIALTQEMLDFCAEHGIGAEVEVISADRVNEAYERVLASDVRYRFVIDTGTIA